The following nucleotide sequence is from Pseudonocardia abyssalis.
CTCGTCCTCGACGGGGCCGTCGATCCCGCGCAGGACCCGGTGGAGAGCTCGGTGGACCAGGCGGCCGGGTTCCAGCTGGCCTTCGACGCGTTCGCGGCCGACTGCACCACCCGGCCGGACTGCGCGCTCGGGACGGACCCCGCGGCCGCCGTCGACGCGTTCCGGGCGCTGGTCCTGCCGCTCTACGACAGCCCGGCGGCCGTCGGCGACGGGCGGCGGCTCGGCTACGCCGACGCGATGACCGGGGTCGTCCAGGCGCTCTACAGCGACCAGCTCTGGGAGGTCCTGCGGCTCGGGCTCACCGAGCTGACGGCCGGCAGCGGCCGCGTCCTCGCGCTGCTCGCCGACAGCTACGAGGGCCGCGCCGAGGACGGCACCTACGACAACGACCTCGAGGCGTTCCCGGTGATCGCCTGCGTCGACGACCGGCGCCTCACCGATCCCGCGGTCTACCTGGAGATCGACACCCGGTACCGCGAGGTCGCCCCGTTCCGCGACGACGGCCGCGGCCCGAGCGCGGCCCGCCCGCCGTGCGCGTTCTGGCCGGTGCCGCCGACCACCGAGCCCGCGCTGCCCGTCGTCGACGGGCTCCCGCCGGTGCTGGTGATCTCGGTGACCGGCGACCCGGCCACGCCGTACGAGGCCGGGGTGCGCCTGGCCGACCAGCTCGGCGCCGCGCTGCTGTCGGTCGAGGGAAACCAGCACACCGTCGCGCTGACCGGCGTGCCGTGCGTCGACGACGCCGTCACGCGGTACCTCGTGGATCTCGAGATCCCGGCCGACGGAGCCTCCTGCACGATCTGATGACGTCACCGACACCACAGTGACCAGGCACGAAACACGTTCGTAACGCGGCGTTCCTAGTCTCCGGACCATGGATCGCCAGCAGGAGTTCGTGCTCCGCACACTCGAGGAACGCGACATCCGCTTCGTGCGGCTCTGGTTCACCGACGTGCTCGGATATCTCAAGTCGGTGGCCGTCGCGCCCGCCGAGCTCGAAGGGGCCTTCGCCGAGGGCATCGGGTTCGACGGATCCGCGATCGAGGGCTTCGCGCGCGTCTACGAGTCCGACATGGTCGCCCGGCCCGACCCGTCGACGTTCCAGGTGCTGCCCTGGGAGACCGCGTCCGGTGAGCACTACTCCGCCCGCATGTTCTGCGACATCGCCATGCCCGACGGCTCGCCGTCCTGGGCCGACCCGCGGCACGTCCTGCGCCGTGCGCTGAGCAAGGCCGCCGAGGCCGGTTTCACCTGCTACGTCCACCCCGAGATCGAGTTCTACCTGCTCCGCGAGCTCACCGCCGACGGCACGCCCCCGGTCCCCGCCGACTCCGGCGGCTACTTCGACCAGGCCAGCCACGACGTCGCCCCGCACTTCCGGCGCAACGCGGTGGAGACCCTGGAGTCGATGGGGATCTCGGTGGAGTTCAGCCACCACGAGGGCGGCCCCGGCCAGCAGGAGATCGACCTGCGCTACGCCGACGCCCTGACCATGGCCGACAACATCATGACCTTCCGGTACGTGGTGAAGGAGGTGGCGATCACCCAGGGCGTGCGCGCGTCGTTCATGCCCAAGCCGTTCTCCCAGCACCCCGGCTCGGCGATGCACACCCACTTCTCCCTCTTCGAGGGCGACCGCAACGCCTTCCACGACCCGAACGACCCCTACGAGCTGTCCGAGACGGGCAAGGCGTTCGTCGCGGGCGTCCTGCGGCACGCGCGGGAGATCAGCGCGGTCACCAACCAGTGGGTCAACTCCTACAAGCGCCTGATCACCGGCGGGGAGGCGCCCACCGCCGTGTCCTGGGGGCACGCCAACCGCTCCGCGCTCGCGCGTGTCCCGATGTACTCGCCCGGCAAGTCCTCGACGCGCCGGGTGGAGATCCGCACCCTCGACACCGCGTGCAACCCGTACCTGGCCTTCGCGGTGATCCTCGGGGCGGGCCTGCAGGGCGTCGCCAAGGGCTACGAGCTGGGCCCGGCCACCGAGGACGACGTGTGGTCGCTCACCGACACCGAGCGCCGCGCGCTGGGCTACGAGCCGCTGCCGCAGAACCTCACCGAGGCGCTGCACGCGATGGAGGGCTCCGAGCTGGTGGCCGAGGTCCTCGGCGAGCACGTGTTCGACTTCTTCCTGCGCAACAAGCGGGCCGAGTGGGACGCGTACCGCCGCAACGTCACCCCCTACGAACTGGCCACCTACCTGCCGGTTCTCTGACGGAACCCGCTCGCCCCCGGTGCGAGGATGGGGGCATGCGGGTCACCGTCCACGGGTCGGTCGCGGCGTTCGACGCCGCGGCCGGGCCGCTCTACGCCGCCGACCCGGTCCGGCACACGCTCGCCCACACCGTCCTGGACCGGCTCCGCGACCGGCCCGACCGCGCCGCCCTGCTGGTGACGGTCGCCCGGGCCGGGGAGACGGTCGGCGCGCTGCTGCAGGAGGTCCGGCGGCCCGCGGTGGCCTCCGCGCTGCCGCCGGGGCTCGCCGCCGCGGCGGCGGAGCGGGCAGGCACCGACCTGCCCGCCGTCAACGGGCCGGTGCCGCAGGTGGAGGCGTTCGCGGCCGCGTACACGGCCCGGACGGGCCGGGGCAGCGAGGTCGCGATGCGGATGCGGCTGTTCCGGCTGGCCGCGCTCACGCCACCGGCCCGGGTGCCGGGGTGCGCGCGCGTCGCGGGGCCCGACGACGTCGACCTCGTCGCGCGCTGGCAGGCGGCGTTCGGCGGCGAGGCGATCCGTGCGCTGGACCCGCCGGCCGACCCGCGGCCCGGGATCGTCGAGTCGATGGAGCGCGGGGCCGGGCACCTGCTGTGGGAGATCGACGGGCGGCCCGTGGCCTACGCCACCGCGCGCCGCCCGGTCGGCGCGATGTCGCGGATCGGGCCCGTCTACACCCCGCCGGAGCTGCGCGGGCACGGTTACGGGTCCGCGGTCACGGCTGCGGCCACGGCGTGGGCGCAGGACGCCGGGGCGCGGGAGGTCGTGCTGTTCACCGACCTCGCCAACCCGGTGAGCAACGCGATCTACCCCCGGATCGGCTACCGGCCCGTGCTGGACGCCCTGGAGCTGACCTTCACCGAACGCGCCTAGACTCGGTCGCGTGGCGGGACGCATCAGGGATTCGGACATCACCGAGGTCCGCGACCGCACCCGCATCGACGAGGTCATCGGCGACTACGTGGCCCTGCGTCGTGCGGGCGCCGGATCGCTCAAGGGCCTGTGCCCCTTCCACGACGAGAAGTCGCCGAGCTTCAACGTCCGCCCGACGCACGGCACGTTCCACTGCTTCGGCTGCGGCGAGGGCGGCAGCGTCTTCGACTTCGTGATGAAG
It contains:
- a CDS encoding alpha/beta hydrolase, with protein sequence MDVRRVAAPAAALALALVAGCTTTVAGTGSAAGSPAPAGLASFYGQEPAWGPCAPFAVTADDRSSYADPALDCATVTVPLDYARPDGDTAEIAMLRKRATGDRIGSLLLNPGGPGASGMSFGPSIAAGIAGTPLAERFDLIGFDPRGVGASEPAIDCETDTERDEERADIDADGSPAGVALVEADSQEFVDRCVERVGVDVLANVGTREVVRDLDILRDALGDRQLTFLGYSYGTFIGAKYAEAFPANVRALVLDGAVDPAQDPVESSVDQAAGFQLAFDAFAADCTTRPDCALGTDPAAAVDAFRALVLPLYDSPAAVGDGRRLGYADAMTGVVQALYSDQLWEVLRLGLTELTAGSGRVLALLADSYEGRAEDGTYDNDLEAFPVIACVDDRRLTDPAVYLEIDTRYREVAPFRDDGRGPSAARPPCAFWPVPPTTEPALPVVDGLPPVLVISVTGDPATPYEAGVRLADQLGAALLSVEGNQHTVALTGVPCVDDAVTRYLVDLEIPADGASCTI
- a CDS encoding GNAT family N-acetyltransferase, with protein sequence MRVTVHGSVAAFDAAAGPLYAADPVRHTLAHTVLDRLRDRPDRAALLVTVARAGETVGALLQEVRRPAVASALPPGLAAAAAERAGTDLPAVNGPVPQVEAFAAAYTARTGRGSEVAMRMRLFRLAALTPPARVPGCARVAGPDDVDLVARWQAAFGGEAIRALDPPADPRPGIVESMERGAGHLLWEIDGRPVAYATARRPVGAMSRIGPVYTPPELRGHGYGSAVTAAATAWAQDAGAREVVLFTDLANPVSNAIYPRIGYRPVLDALELTFTERA
- the glnA gene encoding type I glutamate--ammonia ligase, giving the protein MDRQQEFVLRTLEERDIRFVRLWFTDVLGYLKSVAVAPAELEGAFAEGIGFDGSAIEGFARVYESDMVARPDPSTFQVLPWETASGEHYSARMFCDIAMPDGSPSWADPRHVLRRALSKAAEAGFTCYVHPEIEFYLLRELTADGTPPVPADSGGYFDQASHDVAPHFRRNAVETLESMGISVEFSHHEGGPGQQEIDLRYADALTMADNIMTFRYVVKEVAITQGVRASFMPKPFSQHPGSAMHTHFSLFEGDRNAFHDPNDPYELSETGKAFVAGVLRHAREISAVTNQWVNSYKRLITGGEAPTAVSWGHANRSALARVPMYSPGKSSTRRVEIRTLDTACNPYLAFAVILGAGLQGVAKGYELGPATEDDVWSLTDTERRALGYEPLPQNLTEALHAMEGSELVAEVLGEHVFDFFLRNKRAEWDAYRRNVTPYELATYLPVL